ATGCAGTCCACTTTGTTATGTTGTGTTGCTGCTGGTGATGGTTTTGGTGACTCGGTGTGTGTGTGGTTGTTGGACAGGCGACTTGTTTTCCTTCATTGATGGAGAAATTGGCCTCTTACGGAGCCACTACTGTCGAGTCTAGGGTGCAGGTGGATGGGAAATTAGTGACCAGTCGAGCGCCGGGAACTACCATGGAGTTTGCTGTTGCGCTGATTGAGCAGTTATTGGGAAAAGTGAAAGCAGAACATGTTGCTGGCCCGCTGGTGAGGGTTTCATTCGTGCCTTGACAATTCTTGTTGTTTTTTAAATGCAGAAAAATGTAGTATACACGAACCTGTTGCATTTCAGGTGACTGGTGGGTGGAATTAATCTaaactatataattatatgtGGGTTATCAGATTAGGTTGAAATGATATTGATCATCACCGATGTAAAATTAAATGGTCCTGATTAGTTCATCTCTCCTGTCATGCTATCACCGGATAGCTTGATACCCTTTTTATATCTACAAGGTTGGTGTCTACTTATAACTGATAATATGCTTTATCTGTCGGTATCCGGGGGAATAATCTGGGAATTAATATGGTTGGAAAATCCTCTCTGACATGTTTTGTGATATctggaaataaaaaatagatgtGTTTGGTATTTGAAGACAATAATTCGAGGAAAAAAGTTCCATATATGAACATATTTGAGTCTTTGTCTACATGTCAAAGATGAATTTGTTCCTGAAACCAGGCAGAGAAAAATTTACTCAAAACAAAAAGCTGTTGTGGTTTATGATTAAGGTCTTATTTCGATAAGCTCCTccataaatattaatagaagTAAACAACTAGATGGTGAAATGAATTGAGGTTTTCCCAAAAGCTAAAACCACCTCATGCACTTCAACtttggaaaaattaaaaagagtgCTTCTTCAAAAGTTAAGTGCTTGAGTTTATCCAAACAAGGTCTAATATTGTAAATTTCCTAGCTGTTATGATTAATTACAAAAGATAGACAGCCATGGAATTGAAACATCGAGTGTTCATAATTGGATGAAGCTAGATGTACTTTGTTATGCTCTACCATTGTCAACATGCACACATGTATATTGTTAACTccttggcaagtgtaccaagttgTCCAAGTATACAATTAATAACttatctagattgaaaaatatttccatAAATTTGGTAGTATGTGCAAGAAAGTAAATGTATGCATGAACAAGTAAACACTTTGGAAATTATGAACGCTCAGAAgagagaaaagattagaaatgatatggATTGGTACTGTTGGGGTTAGATTTCACCACCTCACTCTCATGCATTTAATCACTCAACTCATTTCCATTATAATGCCAAAGTCAAACCACAAGtttactcaaactctaatcccttagTAGAATGAGCACAGATTTTCTTATTAAGAATCAATTTCTTGAACCCCTAATAAACAAACCTGTTTTAGTAaatagggtttaagacaactaatgagTCAAACTCCACTCTTAGATGCAAGCttcattaggtatcttgttTTCCAACACCTAATGAACCAAGTATCAAGCTATGTGCGATCGAACTAAAACAAGCattaagcacaaaaaaaaaatacgaacATTCGATGGAAAagcatataaatatatatacacacacacacacgtgtgtgtgtgtgtgtgacttTGTGGCGCTGGCGTGGCTTTTGTGGTGCATAATGTAGCAGATCTTTTAACAGATCTTTTAAAACTTCACattttggtttttcttcttGTGTTCGCTGGATTGACAACTTCTTTggtttgaaacaaaaaattctTGCTCAATCGTTAGATTAATATAATccaaaatgtaattatttacaaaagcaaggtaaaaaataaaggttttaaacaggttaaaagttagaaaagagttgattttgttaataaaagataattaaaataatggtaaaaattaacattatcatatATCCACATAAAGAGGGAGGGGGAACTAAGTGTTTGACAGTCCCTTAAAATGCAACACATGTTTGTGCTACATTGTTGAAGTTTGACAGTAAAGACTTTGTGGGAGAGGTCACCCTCTTTGCTCCTCGTCCTTCCTTCCCTGGGGTGGAaccaaatgaagagaaaaataaattctatcACATATAAGATAAGCTTATTGGTAATGGATAAGCAAATTGTTGCACATGGGTGCATTGGGTCTTCTACTATTGAATGTTTGAGATACAATAGAAGTGCTATTTTTTAATGCTTTATTATATCATATTCTTTCTATGATGTAAATTATTGTCCTTTCTCTCATCAAGTTTGTGTGTAATTGAATGTTTAGGTCATGCGTTACAATCATGATGACGAACATACTTTCAAGGAGTTTAACCTAGTGCAGTGGACATGTGACAATCCACCCAAGGTGAGGTGTTGACATTTTTTTCGTACAATTTCTGTGTATTGACAAGAATATCTCTGAATGGAAGTTGGTCTatcattattttgaatttctttggAAGGAGTGTGTATGCACccttcaaatataaattttatcattggTATTTGCACTGATCTTCTTTTCAGATTCTTGTACCAATTACTTATGGTAGTGAGGAAATGGAAACTGTGATCATCATTGATATTTTGCGAAGGGCAAAGGCAAATGTTGTGGTTACTGCTGCTATTCGTGAAGAGGTTACGGGATTACACGGTGTTAATCTGGTAGCAGACACGCTCATTAAAGAAGCAGTCCAACTTTCATACGACCTTGTTGTCTTACCTGTAAGATGTCTTCTTATTTATGTCCAAGTATTGAATTAGTACATAACATTTAGTTTGCgtatatattcaattttctaCAGGGTGGAGATAATGGTGCCGCATCACTTACAAACGAATATTACTTGGTGAAATTGCTGGAAAAACAAAGAGATTCAAACAAATATTATGGAGCAATTTGTGCATCGGTCACCACAATCTTTGAGCGGCATGGTTTGCTCAAGGTATTTGTTTTCTCGGTCAATCCGTGATCCTAAGCATGATTtagtaaaatgataataatatatgtacAATTCTCTTAGTTGCATGTAAATTGATATAAGTACATTTGGTTTGGTTTTCTGTAATCAATTTGGTCACTTGTCCTGCAACAACCAACAAGGTTTAGAAAAACATGCACATGGTGTTCAAGTTCATTTAGACACTCTCTGTTGCTAATTCCCTTGTGGAGTCTTcattctaattattttgtgGTTATAAAATGTTTGCTTGCCTTAAATATTTCCTTAAACTTTATCTCAAATGTATGCTTCTCCGATTGTACCATGGTGTTAATTCGAGACACGgttctttattttcttcaatataGGGTAAAAAGGCCACTGCCTATCCTTTAAAGTGCAACATGTTACTTGATCAGAGTGCAGCAGAAAACAGAGTGGTAGTTGATGGGAATCTCATTACCAGTAAAAGCCCAGGAACGGGCATTGAGTTTGCATTAGCTATTGTGGAGAAGTTGTTTGGACGCCAGTTAGCTCTAGATATTGCAAAGGCATTAGTGTTCTAGCTATTGTGGAGAAGCTGTTTGGATGCTAGTTAGTTCTAGATATTGCAAAGGAACAAGTGTTCGCTCGCCCCATAGGATTTTTTAATGCGAAGCTTTTTGTACTGAggcattattatatatttgtgtaTGAATAATTGAGTAACGGGAAGAATGTGGTTTGTTGGTAACCTTGATTTCTCTTTGGTAGTTGCTTTCCATATGTTGTGGAATCTAaattacttaaaagaaaaatatattttcactccTAACCcttgtaataaaattataataatattaatgtataCGTAACATTAGACTTGTCAAGAAAGGATAGGTAATATATCACTATTCTTGCTTAAATGGAAGGGAAGAGTTCCATTGGATCTATGTCGTGGTTATAATGTTGCTTTAGACAAGGAAATGTTGATTTTCTTTATGGTTTTTTGTTGAATCTACATTTTaccttataaattaaaatatgcaaCTTAGGGCTAGGCTCCAAGAGTTATAttgaatttacttttttatttttttttcctatttactTTGCAATTCCAAAAATATCTCTGTAAAATACTCGTTTGGGCGGGGACTTCCAAATACATCGTAAGCTAGACCTGTACTGACAAATAACCAACCTGCAATGAATAGGGAGGGTATAGTAATGCTATGAATAATCCAGTATCGGATACTGGTAATAATATCAGCAAAAGAACGTTCTCCTGTGCTTCCAGACATCTTGAACTCCACATATTCTTATACAGTCAAAAGGGGGGGATCGAGTCCATAAAAGACGAGATCAGTAAGGCGAAATTTACTGAAATAGAATCCTTGTTAGATCGTCCATTTTGTACCAACGGTGTCTTTTGAGTATACCGAATCAGTATAGCTATCCTTCTTCTAACAGTGATTCTAAAGATTTGTACTAGAGTttgagaacaaaatattttcaactttttttttgaacaaatatttgaaatcaagaAGCAATTTGAAAGAAGTGGGCAATTATAAAAGCATGAAACAAAAATCTTAGTGTTAACGAGACTTCAGAAATAACACCCGAGGGAAAAAAATTTGCCTAATCTGTTCATGGATGTTCACCTCCAAGAATCTTGAAAAGAATAGTTATCCTTTCGGTGACACCGGAGTTTTGAGGTAGAAAAGGTGAGTTTGTGACTTGTATTTGTGTCACCGGATTTCCACCCATCCATAATTTGAACTGACATTGAATATTCAATCCGTCCATGATATTTTGATacaatgttattaaatattcaatgcATATCCCCTTGTTATGCTCTGTTTATAATGGTCTGCAACTACATTTTTGTATTCGGAAAtgatatttaaacaaaatttttttacaagatTTTGGCAAATCTGACATGGgaaatgacttttaaaatttttcttacaaaatgcTTTAATAAGTGAACGGTTACACGTGCGGGGGTTGCGTAGTTTGGAAATTGAAAGAGAGAATTgaattagagagagaaagggagaaAGGGCGAAACAGAGaagtgaaagagagagagaaaaccAAGTGCTTATCGCCGGAGTAACCAGATTAAGAGAGCCACCGACCTGAAGTTCTCACTGGCAAGCATTTCGTCATCCACACCGGAGGTCACTTACACTATTCCCATACACTATCATTCATCCAGATCGTTGTATTCAGAGTTCGGTGTGGGTTTGCCGAGACTACGAGTCGTCAACGACAAGGATATCGTCATCCATAGCATTGCATTGTAAGTTTGCTTTGCTTCCATTAGACATTTCACTACTGTGTTCGATGATGATGAATGTAATTTCGTTTTCATAAAGTTTTGAGCTTTTGTGCCAAAAAGTTGCTTTTGAAGATTTTCGTTTTTCATGGAAGTTTGGAAAACTGATTTGGTGGTGTTGTCGTGAGTGTTTTATGGATTTTTAGTGGTCATTTTTGTAGTTCGCTGTTGTGTGTTCTAGTGTTGTGGCTCTTTGCAAATTTTGAAGAGAGCACGTGTTTTGTATTTCCATATTTGGGTCTTGGTGTGTTGTTGTttggattttaa
This region of Vigna unguiculata cultivar IT97K-499-35 chromosome 5, ASM411807v1, whole genome shotgun sequence genomic DNA includes:
- the LOC114184087 gene encoding protein DJ-1 homolog B-like, whose translation is MATSRKVLVPIADGTEPMEAVIIADVLRRAGAIVTIASASASLTVLARFDVKIVADVFVSDIVDTSFDLIAIPGGIPGVENLRDCKVLEGLVKKHVEEGRLYAAVCAAPAVVLGPWGLVNGLKATCFPSLMEKLASYGATTVESRVQVDGKLVTSRAPGTTMEFAVALIEQLLGKVKAEHVAGPLVMRYNHDDEHTFKEFNLVQWTCDNPPKILVPITYGSEEMETVIIIDILRRAKANVVVTAAIREEVTGLHGVNLVADTLIKEAVQLSYDLVVLPGGDNGAASLTNEYYLVKLLEKQRDSNKYYGAICASVTTIFERHGLLKGKKATAYPLKCNMLLDQSAAENRVVVDGNLITSKSPGTGIEFALAIVEKLFGRQLALDIAKALVF